One Candidatus Paceibacterota bacterium genomic window carries:
- a CDS encoding phosphoribosylformylglycinamidine synthase subunit PurQ: MKNKKPKIIIMSGYGLNCEEETKFAFERVGGAVDIVHINDLIKKPKMLSGYQILVFPGGFSYGDDTGSGKAYANKFKNHLAKELIEFLSGNTLAIGICNGFQIMTNLGILPGALTYNKNGKYLDRWVDLEAKGTPRHGGASSPWLKNIRKISLPIAHGEGRYKISQKEYLKMKKSGEIAFVYANGEICEFQNLEKNPNGSEHDIAGVLAYNGRVLGMMPHPERAMFAHQNPMWQFNKKVSKASPVGLWPREGAGLQIFKNAVSYFT, translated from the coding sequence ATGAAAAACAAAAAACCAAAAATAATAATAATGTCTGGATACGGATTGAATTGCGAAGAAGAAACAAAATTCGCTTTTGAGAGAGTGGGCGGAGCCGTGGATATTGTGCATATTAATGATCTGATAAAAAAGCCGAAAATGCTCTCTGGTTATCAAATTTTGGTTTTCCCTGGGGGATTCTCTTATGGAGACGACACAGGAAGCGGGAAAGCTTACGCAAATAAATTTAAAAATCATTTAGCGAAGGAGTTAATAGAATTTTTATCAGGCAATACTCTTGCTATAGGCATTTGTAATGGGTTTCAGATAATGACAAATTTAGGAATCTTACCCGGCGCGCTCACCTATAATAAAAATGGAAAATATTTGGATAGGTGGGTGGACCTAGAGGCTAAAGGAACCCCACGCCATGGCGGGGCAAGTAGTCCTTGGTTAAAAAATATCAGAAAGATATCATTACCGATAGCTCATGGTGAAGGACGTTATAAAATCTCTCAAAAAGAATACCTAAAAATGAAAAAAAGTGGGGAAATTGCTTTTGTATATGCAAATGGAGAAATTTGCGAGTTTCAAAACCTAGAAAAAAACCCAAATGGATCGGAACATGACATTGCGGGAGTTTTAGCATATAATGGCAGAGTACTAGGCATGATGCCACATCCGGAGAGGGCAATGTTTGCGCACCAAAATCCAATGTGGCAATTTAATAAAAAGGTTTCCAAGGCCTCGCCCGTAGGGCTATGGCCGAGGGAAGGGGCAGGATTACAAATTTTTAAAAATGCAGTTAGTTATTTTACATAA
- a CDS encoding AIR synthase-related protein, with translation MISRIYVTPKEKIGFISSYLISHKLASDSRDKILKIAQALTNPILEEFSINKFPSAIDLRVKPTTHKFTYAIEIGFKPGVTDNVGHTVEETILDLLHLKNKNDLAVYTSKIYLVSNSKLKEVEKIALSLHNPLIERSHIISFVDLKKKGLPLEVPKVVLKKTTPVINVSLKVPDEELIKIGKEGILDGTGARRGPLALDLASMKVIQAHFRKLKRDPTDIELESLAQTWSEHCKHTIFANPIDDIKDGLYKTYIKGATSIIRKQKGKNDFCVSVFSDNSGGIIFDKDYLITHKVETHNSPSALDPFGGAITGIVGVNRDTIGFGLGAKPVANIYGFCFGNPEDKRPLFRDKDLKNKMLSPKRIMEGVVKGINVGGNCSGIPTLNGFVHYDDRYRGKPLVFAGTVGLIPRNLPKSGTKTRPSHIKKAQAGDYIVMIGGKVGLDGIHGATFSSVVMDSSSPATAVQIGDPITQKKLSDAIIKEARDMNLYNSITDNGAGGISCSVAEMAKECGGAKVTLEKVPLKYPSLRPWEIWISESQERMTLSVPKKNWKIFEKLMESRGVEATVIGEFTNSGKCIVNWKQSAKGRTRKIMDIPMDFLHDGLPKQHLHTEPIKFTSPPAPLLNKERGETYTKVLENLLVNKNISGFSFISEQYDHEVQGSSVLKPLSGRGRINTEAQVFRPVLNSNKGVVLSSSTYPSYGDISTYHMASCAIDTAIRNAISAGGTLSHMAILDNFCWCSSNDPKRLAQLVASVKACYDYAVGYGTPFISGKDSMFNDFKGYDEKGNPVAVSIPPTLLISAISIMPDLNKTVSPEFKNVGDIIYLLGETKDELGGGEYLKMIHPAKGTPQEGNLGNVPNVDLKKNIKIYCALEKAIQKELIASAMPVNSGGLGIALAKSCVGGMIGCDISLSNPQEGSKASFLPTDIKLFSESHGRILVSVSPRNVSAFEKMMKDIPCTKLGKTTKDNKFIIADGKLARRVGNKVVETSVRKLYDAYHNFSNKMK, from the coding sequence ATGATTTCCCGAATATATGTGACGCCAAAAGAAAAGATTGGCTTTATAAGCTCTTATTTAATTTCACACAAATTAGCAAGTGACTCAAGAGATAAAATTCTCAAGATAGCCCAAGCTCTCACTAATCCCATCCTCGAAGAATTTTCAATAAACAAATTTCCCTCGGCTATAGACCTACGGGTGAAGCCAACAACACATAAGTTTACCTATGCCATTGAAATAGGTTTCAAGCCCGGAGTCACAGATAACGTCGGGCATACTGTAGAGGAAACTATTTTAGACTTGTTGCATCTAAAAAATAAAAATGATCTCGCTGTCTATACTTCTAAAATTTATTTAGTTTCAAATTCTAAGTTGAAAGAGGTAGAAAAAATTGCTTTGTCACTTCACAATCCACTGATCGAACGTTCACACATAATAAGTTTTGTTGACCTAAAAAAGAAAGGTTTGCCCTTAGAGGTGCCTAAGGTTGTTTTAAAAAAGACTACTCCGGTAATTAATGTTTCTTTAAAAGTGCCCGACGAAGAACTTATAAAAATCGGCAAAGAAGGAATATTGGACGGAACAGGCGCAAGACGAGGTCCTTTGGCTCTCGATCTGGCCTCAATGAAAGTAATTCAAGCACATTTCAGAAAACTTAAACGAGATCCGACGGATATCGAATTGGAATCTCTCGCACAAACATGGTCTGAGCATTGCAAACACACTATTTTTGCAAATCCGATCGATGATATTAAGGATGGTTTGTATAAAACTTACATAAAAGGCGCAACAAGCATAATTCGTAAACAAAAAGGTAAAAATGATTTTTGCGTTTCTGTGTTTTCTGATAATTCTGGTGGAATAATTTTTGATAAAGATTATTTGATAACGCATAAAGTAGAAACCCACAACAGTCCTTCAGCCTTAGATCCATTTGGCGGAGCTATCACGGGTATCGTGGGAGTAAATCGAGACACGATTGGCTTTGGTCTAGGCGCAAAGCCCGTAGCAAATATTTATGGTTTTTGTTTTGGCAATCCTGAGGATAAAAGACCTCTTTTCCGTGATAAAGATTTGAAAAATAAAATGTTGTCACCTAAACGCATCATGGAAGGAGTAGTAAAAGGAATAAATGTAGGAGGAAATTGTTCCGGTATACCGACTTTAAACGGTTTCGTACATTATGACGACAGATATAGAGGCAAGCCTTTAGTTTTTGCTGGGACAGTGGGATTAATCCCAAGGAACCTACCTAAGTCAGGAACAAAAACCCGACCTTCTCATATTAAAAAGGCACAGGCAGGAGATTATATTGTGATGATCGGCGGAAAAGTAGGGCTCGATGGCATTCACGGAGCGACTTTTTCTTCGGTTGTGATGGATTCCAGTTCTCCGGCAACTGCGGTGCAGATCGGTGACCCAATAACTCAGAAAAAATTAAGTGATGCAATAATAAAAGAAGCGCGAGATATGAATTTATATAATAGCATCACGGATAATGGCGCTGGAGGAATTTCTTGTTCGGTGGCTGAAATGGCAAAAGAGTGCGGCGGGGCGAAAGTTACTCTCGAAAAAGTTCCTTTGAAATATCCGAGTCTTCGCCCATGGGAAATCTGGATCTCAGAATCACAAGAACGTATGACTTTATCTGTGCCAAAGAAAAATTGGAAAATATTTGAAAAATTGATGGAAAGTCGGGGAGTAGAAGCGACAGTGATAGGTGAATTCACAAATTCCGGAAAATGTATTGTTAATTGGAAGCAATCCGCCAAAGGACGGACAAGAAAGATTATGGATATCCCTATGGATTTCTTGCATGATGGCTTACCGAAACAGCATTTGCATACAGAACCGATTAAATTCACCTCACCCCCAGCCCCTCTCCTTAATAAGGAGAGGGGGGAAACATATACCAAAGTCCTAGAAAATTTACTAGTTAATAAAAATATTAGCGGATTTTCTTTTATTTCAGAGCAGTATGACCACGAAGTCCAAGGATCTTCTGTTTTAAAACCGCTTTCTGGAAGAGGTCGCATAAATACTGAGGCGCAAGTTTTTCGGCCAGTTTTAAATTCAAATAAAGGTGTCGTCTTATCTTCAAGTACATATCCTTCATATGGAGACATTAGTACTTACCATATGGCTTCCTGCGCTATAGATACTGCTATTAGAAATGCTATTTCAGCAGGAGGAACGCTTTCACATATGGCAATTCTAGATAATTTCTGTTGGTGTTCTTCCAACGATCCAAAACGCTTGGCTCAGCTCGTGGCCTCCGTTAAGGCTTGTTATGACTATGCTGTGGGCTATGGTACGCCGTTCATATCCGGCAAAGATAGTATGTTTAATGATTTCAAAGGTTACGATGAGAAAGGGAATCCTGTGGCCGTTTCCATTCCGCCGACTCTTCTTATTTCAGCCATCAGCATTATGCCTGATTTGAATAAAACTGTTTCTCCAGAATTCAAAAATGTTGGCGATATAATTTATTTACTTGGAGAAACGAAAGATGAACTTGGTGGGGGAGAATATTTAAAAATGATCCACCCCGCCAAAGGCACCCCTCAAGAGGGGAATTTAGGAAACGTGCCTAACGTAGATTTAAAGAAAAATATAAAAATTTATTGCGCTTTGGAAAAAGCAATTCAAAAAGAATTAATAGCCTCGGCTATGCCTGTAAATTCTGGCGGGCTAGGAATAGCGCTCGCCAAATCCTGCGTGGGAGGAATGATTGGATGCGATATTTCTCTAAGTAATCCTCAAGAAGGAAGCAAGGCTTCCTTTTTACCCACAGATATAAAGTTATTTTCAGAGAGCCATGGGAGAATTTTAGTTTCTGTGTCGCCGAGAAATGTCTCCGCTTTTGAAAAAATGATGAAGGATATCCCTTGCACTAAACTGGGTAAAACGACTAAAGATAATAAATTTATTATTGCAGATGGAAAACTTGCCCGCCGTGTCGGGAATAAGGTAGTGGAAACGAGTGTGAGAAAGTTATATGATGCTTATCATAATTTTTCAAATAAAATGAAATAA
- a CDS encoding helix-turn-helix domain-containing protein, with protein sequence MQVQVALKNFGLSEKEIAVYLALIELGSSSVRTISQKAKINRGTTYDILKSLINLGIISYYNKESKQYFIAERPETLLAVIDKKQEELKEVKENIEESLPLFKTIFEKQGGKPVVKLYEGVIGIRHILEDVLKSMDKVKDKTYYVYSSATVRKNVYQAMRDFSNKRIRRKIKVKTIALGEGGNTVGLDERKWMQLSSSKSSKGQEDLRSTYEIIYGGNKVAHISLDNAENPVGVVIENQEIYHTQKLIFEYNWKNL encoded by the coding sequence ATGCAGGTTCAAGTTGCTTTAAAAAATTTTGGTCTTTCAGAAAAAGAAATAGCTGTATATTTGGCTTTGATCGAGCTCGGGTCTTCCTCTGTGCGGACAATATCCCAAAAAGCAAAAATAAATCGCGGTACTACTTATGATATTTTAAAATCCTTGATCAATCTGGGAATCATTTCCTATTACAACAAAGAATCAAAACAATATTTTATAGCCGAACGACCGGAAACCTTACTCGCAGTGATAGACAAAAAACAAGAAGAGCTCAAGGAAGTGAAAGAAAATATCGAGGAAAGCTTGCCACTTTTTAAAACTATCTTTGAAAAACAAGGAGGGAAACCAGTAGTAAAATTATATGAGGGAGTGATAGGCATTAGGCACATCCTCGAAGATGTTTTGAAAAGTATGGATAAGGTCAAAGATAAAACTTATTATGTCTATTCTTCTGCCACAGTCAGGAAAAATGTGTATCAGGCAATGAGGGATTTTAGTAATAAAAGAATTCGAAGAAAAATTAAAGTTAAAACAATCGCACTTGGTGAAGGGGGTAATACCGTAGGCCTAGATGAAAGAAAATGGATGCAATTATCAAGCAGTAAAAGTAGTAAAGGGCAGGAGGATTTGCGTTCCACTTATGAAATAATTTATGGTGGAAATAAAGTAGCGCATATTAGTCTAGATAATGCAGAGAATCCTGTCGGCGTAGTGATAGAGAATCAAGAGATTTATCACACTCAAAAATTGATCTTTGAATATAATTGGAAAAATTTATAA
- a CDS encoding carbohydrate kinase family protein: MKRPRVAVPFDAVVGVSVNSEFELVVKDTPGPKKELDISLCSCPSGSSGNADGAIRNLGGHSSLVGLVEVNYDKEEETLESLLLKRVVKQSGVSFTPVPVLSKTNIAAIPIIKGSNGQVWGKKGEIIHSEVSQALQILSGPEVGIGPKTFVVITGLRAVELPFAKALLSQAQKGYSVLNAKESFCKSREFKKILPLVDLLVLNQREFFSTGMCFSEIYDCGPTHMVMTDSDKGGMLYFGRGYYEKFAPVKFPNNNYETGAGDWFLGALVSELIRRKISTETMTLNKFRNVVAFAARVAGKKITMTGGGNGPSRHQLR, encoded by the coding sequence ATGAAAAGACCTAGAGTTGCTGTTCCTTTTGATGCTGTAGTAGGAGTATCAGTTAACTCCGAATTTGAATTAGTAGTCAAAGATACACCAGGGCCGAAGAAAGAATTGGATATAAGCCTTTGTTCGTGTCCATCAGGTTCCTCAGGCAATGCAGATGGAGCGATCAGAAATTTAGGAGGACATTCAAGCCTTGTGGGTCTGGTTGAAGTCAACTATGACAAAGAAGAAGAAACTCTTGAGAGTTTACTTCTCAAGAGAGTAGTTAAGCAGAGCGGAGTATCATTTACACCAGTCCCCGTCCTTTCTAAAACCAACATCGCCGCAATTCCGATTATTAAGGGTAGTAATGGCCAGGTGTGGGGAAAGAAGGGTGAGATCATTCACTCTGAAGTGTCTCAAGCACTACAGATTCTTTCAGGACCAGAAGTCGGCATTGGCCCAAAAACCTTTGTTGTAATTACCGGTCTTCGTGCTGTAGAATTGCCGTTCGCTAAGGCACTTCTTTCTCAAGCACAAAAAGGTTATAGCGTATTAAACGCGAAAGAATCTTTTTGTAAAAGCAGAGAATTCAAGAAGATATTACCTTTAGTGGACCTTCTTGTGCTTAACCAGCGCGAATTCTTTAGCACGGGTATGTGTTTTTCAGAGATTTATGATTGTGGTCCAACACACATGGTGATGACTGACTCAGACAAAGGAGGGATGCTTTATTTTGGTCGCGGATACTATGAAAAATTTGCTCCTGTTAAATTTCCTAACAATAATTATGAAACAGGAGCGGGAGATTGGTTTTTAGGAGCATTGGTTTCTGAATTGATAAGGCGTAAAATATCAACAGAAACCATGACTCTCAATAAGTTCAGAAATGTGGTTGCTTTCGCGGCACGTGTCGCAGGAAAGAAAATCACCATGACGGGCGGAGGGAATGGCCCTTCGCGGCACCAACTCCGTTAG
- a CDS encoding DUF2914 domain-containing protein, producing the protein MFFLDPIRNFYGRFERPISSLSLVGGFVFDALTLHRVDTLWENLWVLGHLLIVGIFITLIHLQENERGAEKNPQKAHFWYVNILQFFFGGILSTYLVFYFRSADIFVTWPFIVLLALAFIANESLKRHYIRLSFQISLFFLSIYSFAIFIVPVILHRIGAWVFLLSGFLSLLFITVFLLILFYFINLKSRNITFRRGFEADEPRTSGFFKLQKIRTEEKFMFRDLLFLILGISILINFLYFTNLIPPIPLSLKDAGVYHSIQKNSEGNYDVTFEDYGWRGYFNLYQNFNQVSGEPIYAFSAIFSPKNLNLTIVHEWQYYDEIQKKWVTGSTINLPVVGGRDGGFRTYSMRYNLAEGKWRVNVKTKQGQTIGVLRFNIIQTDTEPALTEGVK; encoded by the coding sequence ATGTTTTTTCTAGATCCAATTCGCAATTTCTATGGAAGATTTGAACGACCTATCTCATCTTTATCCCTAGTTGGAGGTTTCGTTTTTGATGCGCTCACGCTTCATAGGGTAGACACATTATGGGAGAATTTATGGGTTTTAGGACATTTGCTCATTGTGGGCATCTTTATCACCCTTATTCACCTCCAAGAAAACGAAAGAGGGGCTGAGAAAAATCCTCAAAAAGCGCATTTTTGGTATGTGAACATACTGCAATTTTTCTTTGGAGGAATTTTGTCTACCTACTTGGTGTTTTATTTCAGAAGCGCAGATATATTTGTAACTTGGCCTTTTATTGTCCTTCTTGCTCTTGCTTTTATAGCGAATGAATCACTTAAACGTCATTATATTCGCCTTAGTTTCCAAATAAGCTTATTTTTTCTTTCGATCTATTCCTTTGCCATTTTTATCGTGCCGGTGATTTTACATAGAATAGGTGCTTGGGTATTTTTACTTTCCGGATTTCTTAGTTTACTTTTTATTACCGTATTCCTTTTAATTTTATTTTATTTTATTAACCTTAAATCACGAAACATAACTTTTCGAAGGGGTTTCGAGGCTGACGAGCCGAGAACTTCAGGATTTTTTAAGCTTCAAAAAATCCGTACCGAAGAAAAGTTTATGTTTCGTGATTTATTATTCCTAATTTTAGGAATTTCTATTCTAATCAATTTTTTGTATTTTACGAATCTGATTCCCCCGATTCCTTTATCCTTAAAAGATGCCGGAGTGTATCATTCGATACAAAAAAATTCAGAAGGGAATTATGATGTGACTTTTGAGGATTATGGTTGGAGAGGTTATTTCAATTTATATCAAAATTTCAATCAGGTTTCCGGGGAACCCATCTATGCTTTTAGTGCTATTTTTTCTCCTAAAAATCTAAACCTTACTATTGTTCACGAATGGCAATATTATGATGAAATACAGAAGAAATGGGTAACTGGAAGTACGATAAATTTACCTGTAGTAGGCGGGCGAGATGGCGGTTTCCGCACGTATTCTATGCGCTACAATTTAGCCGAGGGTAAATGGCGAGTAAATGTAAAGACGAAGCAAGGCCAGACCATCGGGGTTTTGCGATTTAATATAATTCAAACAGACACAGAACCTGCGCTTACAGAGGGGGTAAAATAG
- a CDS encoding NAD(P)H-dependent oxidoreductase, translating into MKENTKLNIKVIMGSTREGRFSDKAAFWINEEIKKHEGVAVEVLDLRDYAMPFFNEAITPSAKKEPYKNEAVARFTAKIAEADAFVVATPEYNHGVPAVLKNALDWVYSEWHNKPIAFVSYGTAGGARSVEHLRLTSIELKMVPIREAIQINGEKYFPVSFGKSTPEELFLNYTEKAKTMITQLIWWASMLKNARNNLL; encoded by the coding sequence ATGAAAGAAAATACAAAATTAAACATAAAAGTGATCATGGGCAGTACTAGGGAAGGACGTTTTAGTGATAAAGCTGCTTTTTGGATAAATGAAGAAATTAAAAAGCATGAGGGTGTGGCGGTGGAAGTGCTCGATCTGCGAGATTATGCAATGCCTTTTTTTAATGAAGCGATAACTCCTTCTGCTAAGAAAGAACCTTATAAGAATGAAGCAGTTGCCAGATTTACAGCGAAAATTGCTGAAGCGGATGCTTTCGTGGTGGCTACTCCGGAATACAATCATGGAGTTCCAGCGGTTTTAAAAAATGCTCTTGATTGGGTCTATTCTGAATGGCACAATAAACCGATAGCTTTTGTGAGTTATGGAACAGCTGGCGGTGCACGTTCGGTCGAACATTTGCGCCTGACATCCATCGAGTTAAAAATGGTTCCCATTCGCGAAGCAATACAAATAAATGGAGAAAAATATTTTCCGGTAAGTTTTGGCAAGTCTACTCCCGAAGAACTTTTTTTGAATTACACAGAAAAAGCTAAAACTATGATAACCCAGCTTATATGGTGGGCGAGTATGCTTAAAAATGCTAGAAATAATTTACTTTAA
- a CDS encoding tRNA-binding protein: MATIEDFEKLDIRVGKIMEVNDHPEARKPGYKLKIDFGPEVGIKNSFSQIAIYYSKEELVGKLVLGVLNFPIRKIGSFESEVLTLGVPDNEGKVVLLVPDKENAVVGGRLY; the protein is encoded by the coding sequence ATGGCAACTATTGAAGATTTTGAAAAATTAGATATCAGAGTTGGAAAAATCATGGAAGTAAACGATCATCCAGAAGCTCGAAAACCTGGATATAAATTAAAAATTGATTTTGGCCCTGAGGTCGGGATCAAAAACTCTTTTTCTCAAATAGCTATTTATTATAGTAAAGAAGAATTGGTTGGAAAACTCGTGCTAGGTGTTTTGAATTTTCCTATTAGAAAAATCGGTTCTTTTGAATCAGAGGTGCTGACCCTCGGTGTGCCGGATAATGAAGGAAAAGTTGTTCTATTGGTTCCAGATAAAGAAAATGCAGTTGTGGGCGGAAGGTTATATTAG
- a CDS encoding DUF2061 domain-containing protein, whose protein sequence is MIEKFFPHTHHHPGETLRRSIIKAITYRLVIIVLDFSIIFIFTKKVEVAIGFMILSNIYTTLVYFFHERFWDNIGWGKN, encoded by the coding sequence ATGATTGAAAAATTTTTCCCTCATACACATCATCATCCAGGAGAGACGCTACGCAGATCTATTATAAAAGCCATTACTTACAGATTGGTCATCATTGTGCTTGATTTTTCTATTATCTTTATTTTTACAAAAAAAGTAGAAGTAGCTATTGGCTTTATGATTTTGAGCAATATTTACACCACGCTCGTCTATTTTTTCCATGAAAGATTCTGGGATAATATAGGCTGGGGGAAAAATTAA
- a CDS encoding LysE family transporter: MKIFKNGLFTGLVLQLAIGPVFIFIINLTLQKTALDGLVATLGATFADYIYITLAIFGIGKLLEKEKVKRIFGIISSFVLIIFGIFIIKNIFTESVSINPNINSISLLSSFIYTFFLTLSSPLTIFLWTSLFTAKAMEYNYSKKELLVFGFSTGLATFVFIGTFVIVFSFIKGTIPMILIQALNLIVGLLLIVYGGIRLGKVLLANKS, encoded by the coding sequence ATGAAAATTTTCAAAAATGGCTTATTTACAGGGCTAGTCCTCCAGTTGGCGATAGGTCCTGTTTTCATTTTCATTATCAATTTGACTCTGCAGAAAACCGCTCTCGATGGATTAGTCGCCACCTTGGGAGCCACTTTCGCTGATTATATTTACATTACACTCGCAATATTCGGGATCGGGAAATTATTAGAAAAAGAAAAAGTAAAAAGAATTTTCGGAATTATTAGTTCTTTTGTTTTGATAATATTTGGTATTTTTATAATCAAAAATATTTTTACGGAAAGTGTCTCAATCAACCCGAACATAAATTCAATAAGTCTTTTGTCGAGTTTTATTTATACCTTTTTTCTCACTCTCTCAAGTCCTTTAACTATATTTCTTTGGACGAGTTTGTTTACAGCCAAAGCTATGGAATATAATTATTCAAAAAAAGAATTGCTTGTTTTTGGATTTTCAACAGGTCTGGCGACTTTTGTATTTATCGGGACCTTTGTGATTGTTTTTTCCTTTATAAAAGGAACTATTCCTATGATTTTGATTCAGGCATTAAATCTTATAGTGGGGTTGCTGTTGATAGTCTACGGGGGAATAAGGCTTGGCAAAGTTCTACTAGCAAATAAATCATAA
- a CDS encoding DUF5654 family protein: protein MLKDELKTQIRNQTSGYIVAALSLVAGLAWSDAIKALIAFFFPLDNSGLLVKFLYAIIITTIVVVISTSLLKPQNKNT, encoded by the coding sequence ATGCTAAAGGATGAACTTAAAACACAAATCAGGAATCAGACTTCGGGGTATATCGTAGCTGCGCTTTCCTTGGTGGCTGGGCTTGCTTGGAGTGACGCGATTAAAGCTCTTATTGCTTTCTTTTTCCCTTTAGACAACTCTGGTCTTTTGGTCAAATTTCTCTACGCAATTATTATCACTACAATTGTTGTTGTTATAAGCACGTCTTTACTTAAACCTCAAAACAAAAATACCTAA
- a CDS encoding DNA adenine methylase: protein MKYMGSKRYMLANGLGELLREQLPSAKRFIDPFCGSGGVVNFVATNQNFKGEIIAGDLQKYAVVLSKAVIERTNILNPEYLKEIWIEKTKKEIKDSKLLNQAEEIDKNYKKSIKIRVNKARKLCETLPKIGPIWNAYGGHYFSPKQALILDYLLKTLPKKTKYRNVCLAAIIIAASRAAAAPGHTAQPFQPTTGAGKFIKIAWHIDVFKSCEKALEEITPLHSLVKGKAVISDAKKLISKLKKGDLVLLDPPYSGVQYSRFYHVLETIARGKCGPVTGVGRYPDISERPQSKFSNAGQSLKALDELLSGLSKREVKVIFTFPKGKCSNGLSGDQVLESAKKYFNLDKKNSRIHTHAITGKFSTLGGNNKLNKNKLTKKSRVKSEELVLLLEPRKIKNN from the coding sequence ATGAAATACATGGGATCAAAAAGATATATGTTGGCGAATGGTCTTGGAGAATTACTTCGAGAGCAACTTCCCAGTGCAAAAAGATTCATAGACCCATTTTGTGGTTCTGGAGGCGTAGTTAACTTTGTTGCCACAAATCAAAATTTTAAAGGAGAAATTATTGCAGGTGATCTACAAAAATATGCAGTTGTTCTTTCAAAAGCAGTTATAGAGCGGACTAATATTCTTAATCCTGAATATTTAAAAGAGATTTGGATAGAAAAGACTAAAAAAGAAATAAAAGATTCAAAACTTTTAAATCAGGCAGAAGAGATTGATAAAAATTACAAGAAAAGTATTAAAATTAGAGTAAATAAAGCTAGAAAACTTTGCGAAACCCTTCCAAAAATAGGTCCAATTTGGAATGCTTATGGCGGTCACTATTTCAGCCCCAAACAAGCATTAATTCTTGATTATCTTCTAAAGACGTTACCAAAAAAAACTAAATACAGAAATGTTTGCTTGGCTGCAATAATTATTGCTGCTTCAAGAGCTGCTGCTGCTCCTGGACATACTGCTCAACCTTTTCAACCGACAACTGGTGCTGGAAAATTTATTAAAATTGCTTGGCACATAGATGTGTTTAAATCTTGTGAAAAAGCTTTGGAGGAAATCACCCCTCTTCATTCTTTAGTTAAGGGAAAAGCAGTGATATCTGATGCAAAAAAACTTATATCTAAATTAAAAAAGGGTGACTTAGTTCTTCTCGACCCACCATACTCCGGAGTACAGTATAGTCGTTTCTATCATGTACTTGAAACTATTGCCCGGGGAAAATGTGGGCCGGTAACTGGTGTTGGAAGATATCCAGATATTTCTGAACGTCCACAGTCCAAATTTAGTAATGCAGGACAATCACTCAAAGCATTAGATGAACTTCTTTCAGGTTTATCAAAAAGAGAAGTGAAGGTTATTTTTACTTTTCCTAAAGGTAAATGCAGTAATGGTTTATCAGGGGACCAAGTACTTGAATCTGCTAAAAAATATTTTAATTTAGATAAAAAAAACAGTCGCATTCATACACATGCAATTACAGGAAAATTTAGTACTTTGGGTGGTAATAATAAGTTAAATAAAAATAAGCTTACAAAAAAGTCGAGAGTCAAATCAGAAGAGTTGGTATTGCTATTAGAACCAAGAAAAATAAAAAATAATTAA